One part of the Tachysurus vachellii isolate PV-2020 chromosome 6, HZAU_Pvac_v1, whole genome shotgun sequence genome encodes these proteins:
- the sertad2b gene encoding SERTA domain-containing protein 2b, giving the protein MLGKGAKRKLDEDEEGVEGKALAMADGLSKVSYTLQRQTIFNISLMKLYSQRALTEPSLEKRVLINNMLRRIQDELKQEGSLRPLFFPPSPPPDHPMDEGFREAQPAFGVLSVVAPPPVLSQQPPVPPPSPALANPTPLDACLTPASLLEEDSAVFCTSPSSLHNSPSRPRPHMATDSFSSALDEIEELCPSSTAAGSITTSSLTVPLPMPLQPSSQPTTASDSKNCTKSCSSKPEGLSSLAVERLTTGTAATDPRGMDTLPSSGLDMSTLPSSSSSSGFLTDLALDDILFADIDTSMYDFDPCTSAAGTSPSKLSPVADDLIKTLTPNQPFKMDLTELDHIMEVLVGS; this is encoded by the coding sequence ATGTTGGGTAAAGGAGCAAAGCGGAAGCTAGACGAGGATGAAGAGGGAGTGGAAGGCAAAGCGCTGGCGATGGCAGACGGCCTCTCCAAGGTCTCATACACTCTGCAGAGGCAGACCATCTTTAATATCTCACTGATGAAGCTGTACAGTCAGCGAGCGCTGACCGAGCCGAGCCTTGAAAAGCGTGTACTGATCAACAACATGTTGCGGCGCATTCAGGATGAGCTGAAGCAGGAGGGCAGCCTGCGACCGCTCTTTTTCCCTCCCTCGCCTCCTCCAGACCACCCAATGGACGAGGGATTCCGGGAAGCGCAGCCTGCTTTTGGTGTGCTCTCTGTGGTGGCTCCACCCCCTGTGCTATCCCAGCAGCCCCCAGTCCCACCTCCGTCCCCGGCTTTAGCGAACCCCACGCCGCTGGATGCTTGCCTCACCCCAGCTTCTCTGCTGGAAGAGGACAGcgctgtgttttgcacttctccctcttcactccATAATTCTCCATCCAGACCCCGCCCCCACATGGCCACTGACAGCTTCTCCTCAGCCCTGGATGAAATCGAGGAGCTGTGTCCATCATCTACAGCAGCAGGGTCTATCACTACCTCCTCACTTACTGTGCCCCTTCCCATGCCCCTTCAGCCCTCCAGCCAGCCCACCACAGCCTCAGACTCTAAAAACTGCACCAAATCCTGCAGCTCAAAGCCAGAGGGGCTGAGCTCATTAGCTGTGGAGCGGTTAACAACAGGTACAGCAGCTACTGACCCCAGAGGGATGGACACTCTCCCTTCAAGTGGTTTGGACATGAGCACTTTGccatcatcctcctcttcctcaggcTTCCTCACTGATCTGGCCCTGGACGATATTCTCTTTGCCGACATCGACACCTCCATGTATGATTTTGACCCGTGCACCTCGGCAGCAGGGACCTCCCCATCTAAATTATCGCCTGTGGCTGATGACCTCATCAAAACTTTAACCCCCAACCAGCCTTTTAAAATGGACCTCACTGAGCTGGACCACATCATGGAGGTGCTGGTAGGATCATGA